The genomic region CACCACGCCAATAATGCTCTACGTGATCTATAGCAGCGTCTTGTATAATCTTTATTTCTTGCCCACAGATTTTGCAAGAGTTATTTTGCTCAAATAACTCCCGCTTTAGTTCTCTTGAAAACACACGTTTTTTATCGTTAGGTACTTCCTCTTTCATTATCTGCTTCAATCTACTCTGCCAAGTTTCAAAAGCGTAAGATATTGCCGCGTAACCTCCTGTGGCCTGTGAGACTGCTTTCACCCAATCGTTATCAGTTGTCACTAAATCTATGTATTCCTCATATATAGCATCGGCTCTTCTAGTAATTTGACCTATATCGTAATTAGCGAAACTAGTTGCAATGACTTGAAAAACAGATGCGTTGACTTGACTTCCCCAGCCGTCACGTTTTCTAAGACGGAAACCATTATTACCAAAGACAGTTAGTGATGCTCTCATAGCGTGCTTGAATATCTGTTCAAACTCTTTCAACTTTTCCTTCTCAGGATTCCTATATGTTTTCATAAAATCGTTAAAAAATGGTTTCATACCATCCTTTGCTTTCAAATAAGTCTTTTCATAGAAAGCTAGGAATCTCAGCACTAAAGACCTATCACTCATTCTCTTATCAAGATTCTTCTGGTTGACACAAGCAAGAAAATCTGGATTGGACGCCAATTGACCTATTAGGTCGTTAAGTTTACCTCTAAATATGGAGTTTCTT from Deinococcus sp. YIM 134068 harbors:
- a CDS encoding GmrSD restriction endonuclease domain-containing protein, with the translated sequence MTEASEEQHGVNENFVDNDQENDNQSGYDTEGSEEGSLNIHSTEKVMIEKADRALFHFNSWYKQNKLILNPTWQRKYVWDTRRASKLIESFLLDIPIPVIYLAKNAEGKYEVIDGVQRLNSIFKFFDGDYAITGLDILTDLNGKKFGELSPELQDKLQDTTLRTFELAPQTSQNLLFIIFERLNTGGVKLNEMEIRNSIFRGKLNDLIGQLASNPDFLACVNQKNLDKRMSDRSLVLRFLAFYEKTYLKAKDGMKPFFNDFMKTYRNPEKEKLKEFEQIFKHAMRASLTVFGNNGFRLRKRDGWGSQVNASVFQVIATSFANYDIGQITRRADAIYEEYIDLVTTDNDWVKAVSQATGGYAAISYAFETWQSRLKQIMKEEVPNDKKRVFSRELKRELFEQNNSCKICGQEIKIIQDAAIDHVEHYWRGGQTIPENARLVHRLCNMQRPK